From the Variovorax paradoxus genome, the window TGTCGTCGCCGTCATCACCGCCAAGCCCGGCCAGCGCGCCAGACTGCTCGAGGCCTTCGCCGGGAACCGCGCGGCCGTGCTCGCCGAAGCGGGCTGCGTCGAGTACGGCGCCACCGTCGACGCGCAGGGCATCCCCGCGTCGAAGGCCAGCTTCGGCCCCGACACCTTCGTCGTGATCGAGAAATGGGAAACGCTGGCGCACCTGCAGGCGCACGCGGTCGCACCGCACATGAAGGCTCACGGCGAGCGGACCAAGGAACTGGTCGAGAGCAAGCTGATCCACGTGCTCGAACCGGTCTGAGGTTCGCCCTCGTCCCTCCGCGCACCTTCGGGTTCCGCGGCTTCATGGATTCGCGCGCCGCGCGATGCGTGCTACCGTCGCGCCGGGAGCACGCGCCACCGATGCACCATGCATGCATCCGGGGCCTCGTGGAGAGAGGGACTGAAGACATGGCGACCTTTCGCTCGCAAGGCCGGCCCTTGCGTTTGCGCCAGCTCCTGCGCACGGGCTGGCGCTCGCACTCGAAACGGCACCCGCACCGGCGCTCGGGCTGGCGCCTTCGCCCGCTGGCCGTGTGCGGTGCGCTGGCAGCCGCCCTCCTGGCCACCGGCTGCGCACCGTTGCTGGCACCGCCCTATGCGGCCGACTACGAAGCGCTCGACCGGCTCGAGGCGGCGCGTCCCGGCATGGTGGCCCTCGCCAGGGCTCAGCCCACCGCTCCTGAAGAGCCCGTCAACACCGTGCAGTTGCGCCGTGCGAAATTGCTGTCGCCGAGCGGCAGCTTCGCGCAGTACCTGCAGGACGCGCTCATGCGCGACCTGAGCGAGATTTCCGCCTACGACCCCAAGGCGCCCACGCGCGTTGCGGCGCGCATCCTCGTGAACGACATCGACCTCGGCGTGATCAACGGCACCGGCCGCATGGACGTCGAGATCACCGTCACGCGCGACGACGCGCAACGCCTGCGCAAGACCTACCGCGCCGAGACCGCTTTCGACTCGAGCTACGCCAGCATCGTCGCCGTGCCGGCCGGCCAGGCCGCGTACCCGCGCCTCGTGCGCGCGTTGCTGCGCAAGGTGTATGCCGATCCGCAGTTCGTGGCCGCCATCGGCCGTTGACCCGACAGGCAGGAGGCGCTTCGATGCAGTTCATTCTTCCGATGACCGCGGCGGCGGTTCGACGTGGCGCCGCCATGGCCTTCGCAACCGCGCTGCTTGCGGGCTGCGTGCACCCGATCACCATGATCACCGAGACCGCGCCGCCGCGCTCGCAGGCGCACCTCGTGCCGAAGAAGGTCGCCTATGTGATGACCGACGCCGACCGCGACCTCGAGGTCGTCACGCCCGGCGGCAGCGGCGACCGCGTGAGCTACTTTCCATACCGCGACCTGGAGAAGTCCATCCGCGATGCACTGCGCGCGGTGTACCGCGACGTGGTCGTGCTTCGCACGGCGGGCGACGCGAAGGCGAACGAGACGGCGGGCGTGTCGCTGGTCTTCGCGCCGCGCATCAGGACCGAGTCGAGTTCGTCGTCCTGGATCAGCTGGCCACCGACCTCGTTCACCGCCGAAGTCTCGTGTGTGGTGACCGACGCTGCCGGCGCGCAGGTCACGCGCGTGCGCGCGGCAGGCCACGGCACGGCGGAGTTCGGCGAGTTCAAGGGCGACTTCGGGCTGGCGGCGAGAAGGGCCGCGACACGGCTGACGTCGCAGCTGAGCAGCGAGATCCGCAGGGACGAGAAGCTGCGGTGAGGGCGTGATGCTCTCTGCAGTGCCCAAGAAAAAACGCGCCCTCGGGCGCGTTCTTCATTGAAGCTTGGAAGCCTCGCTTACTTCGAAACGACCTTCACCATTTCGAGGCACTTGTTCGAGTAGCCCCATTCGTTGTCGTACCAGCTCACGAGCTTGACGAAGGTGCCGTCGAGTGCAATGCCGGCTTCGGCGTCGAAGATGGAGGTGCGCGGGTCGCCGCGGAAGTCGGTGGCCACCACCTTGTCTTCGGTGTAGCCCAGCACGCCCTTCAGCGCGCCTTCGCTCTGCGACTTCATCTCGGCGCAGATTTCCTTGTACGTGGCTTCCTTCACCAGCTCGACCGTCAGGTCGACCACCGAGACGTCGGAGGTCGGCACGCGGAAGCTCATGCCGGTGAGCTTCTTGTTGAGCTCGGGGATCACCACGCCCACGGCCTTGGCTGCGCCGGTGCTCGAGGGGATGATGTTTTCCAGGATGCCGCGGCCGCCGCGCCAGTCCTTGTTGCTCGGGCCGTCCACGGTCTTCTGCGTGGCGGTGGCGGCGTGCACGGTGGTCATCAGGCCGCGCTTGATGCCCCACTTGTCGTTCAGCACCTTGGCCAGCGGGGCCAGGCAGTTGGTGGTGCAGCTGGCGTTGCTGATGATGGCTTCGCCGGCGTACTTCTTGTCGTTCACGCCGTAGACGAACATGGGGGTGTCGTCCTTCGACGGTGCCGACAGGATCACCTTCTTGGCGCCCGCGTCGATGTGCTTCTGCGCGGTTTCCTTGGTGAGGAACAGGCCGGTCGACTCGAGCACGATGTCGGCGCCGACCTCGTTCCACTTCAGCTGCGACGGGTCGCGTTCCTGCGTCAGGCGGATCTTCTTGCCGTTCACGACCAGCGTGTTGCCTTCGACCGTGACTTCACCCTTGAAGCGGCCGTGCACCGAGTCGTACTGGAGCATGTACGCCAGGTAGTCGGGCTCGAGCAGGTCGTTGATGGCAACGATCTCGATCTCGTTCTTGAAGTTCTGCACCGCTGCACGCAGCACGTTGCGACCGATGCGGCCGAAGCCGTTGATACCGAGTTTGATAGCCATCTGACTTGCTCCTAAGGTTGAAAAACTTGTGATCGGACCGGACGAAGGACGCGCGGCGCTCAGTCGCGCAGGGCCGCTTCGACCGTGGCAGCGACGTTCTCGGCCGTGAATCCGAAGTGCTTGAACAGCACCGGCGCGGGGGCCGATTCGCCGTACGTGTCGATGCCGACGACGGCGGCGCAGCCGTACTTCCACCAGCCGCCGGTGCAGCCCATTTCCACGGCGATGCGCGGCAGCTTCTTCGGCAGCACGGACTTCTTGTAGGCAAGGTCCTGGCGGTCGAAGGTGGTGGTCGAGGGCATCGACACCACGCGCACGGCGATCTTCTTCTCGGCCAGCAGCTTCTGCGCGGCCAGCGCGAGCTGCACTTCCGAGCCGGTGGCGATGATGACGGCGGCGGTCTTCTTGCTCTTGAGGCCGACCACTTCGGGCTCGGCCAGCACGTAGGCGCCGCGGCTGATGTCGCCGAGCTCGCTCTTCGGTGCGTAGGCGATGTTCTGGCGGCTGAGCAGCAGCGCGGTCGGGCGCGACTGGTTCTGCAGCGCCACGGCCCATGCCACGGCGGTCTCGGCCGTGTCGCCCGGACGCCAGACGTCCAGGTTAGGGATGAGGCGCAGCGAGGCGGCGTGCTCGATCGACTGGTGCGTGGGGCCGTCTTCGCCCAGGCCGATGGAGTCGTGCGTGAACACGTGGATCACGCGGCGCTTCATGAGCGCGGCCATGCGGATGGCGTTGCGGCTGTAGTCGCTGAAGGTGAGGAAGGTGCCGCCGTAGGGGATGTAGCCGCCATGCAGCGCCACGCCGTTCATGATGGCCGCCATGCCGAACTCGCGCACGCCGTAGTTGATGTGGCGGCCGATGGTGCCGCGCGGTGCTTCGGCGGGCGTCTCGGGCTTGGCTTCGTCCTCGGCACCCTGCTTGGCCTCGACGGCCGGCACGTTCATGACCACGGCCCCGGTCTTCGGATCGAAGCGCAGGGCGGGGGTGCTCTTGGTGTTGGTGAGGTTCGAGCCGGTCAGGTCGGCGCTGCCGCCGAGCATTTCGGGCAGCGCGGCGGTGAAGGCCTCGAGCGCGAGCTGGCTGGCCTTGCGGCTGGCCACGGTCTCGGCCTTGGTGTGGGCGGCGACCACGGTGTCGAACGCGACCTGGTGGAAGTCCTTGGGCAGCTCGCCCTTCATGCGGCGCGTGAAGTCGGCGGCCAGTTCGGGGTAGGCCAGCGCGTAGGCGGCGAACTTCGCGTTCCACTCGGCTTCGATGTTGGCGCCGGCTTCCTTGTGGTCCCAGTCGGAATACACCTCGGCCGGGATCTCGAAGGGCGGGAAGTGCCAGTCGATGGCGTCGCGCGTGAGCTTGATTTCTTCGGCGCCCAGGGCCTCGCCGTGTGCCTTGGCGGTGCCCGCGCGGTTCGGGCTGCCCTTGCCGATGACGGTCTTGCAGTTGATGAGCGTGGGCTTGTCGGTCGACTGCTTGGCCTTGGCGATGGCCGCGGACACCGCGGCGGCGTCGTTGCCGTCGATCGGGCCGATCACGTGCCAGCCATAGGCGTGGAAACGCTCGGCCACGTTGTCGATGTACCAGGGCTTGACCTGTCCGTCGATGCTGATGCCGTTGTCGTCGTACAGGGCGATGAGCTTGTTCAGGTGCCAGGCGCCGGCCAGCGCGCAGGCTTCGTGGCTGATCCCTTCCATCATGCAGCCGTCGCCCAGGAAGGCGTAGGTGTGATGGTCGACGATGGCGTGGTCCTTGCGGTTGAACTCGGCCGACAGCAGCTTCTCGGCCAGCGCGAAGCCCACGGCATTGGTGATGCCCTGGCCCAGCGGGCCGGTGGTGGTTTCGACGCCGGGGGTCACGTCGACTTCGGGGTGGCCGGCGGTCTTGCTGTGCAGCTGGCGGAAGTTCTTGAGTTCGCCGATGGGCAGGTCGTAGCCGGTGAGGTGCAGCACCGAGTACAGGAGCATCGAGGCGTGGCCGTTCGAGAGCACGAAGCGGTCGCGGTCGAACCAGTGCGGGTTCGCGGGGTTGTAGCGCAGGTGTTCGCCCCAGAGCGCGACGGCCATGTCGGCCATGCCCATCGGTGCACCCGGATGGCCGGAATTCGCTTGTTGGACGGCATCCATTGCCAGCGCGCGGATCGCGTTGGCCATCAGGGCTTGGTTTGCCATGGGCATGAGGCTTTCGGGGGAAAAGGGTGGGTGGGATAGGGGGGAACCCGCGATTTTACCGGGCGAGCCCCAACCCCGGCCGATACAGGCCGAACACCCCGCCGATGTTCTCTTGTACGGCGCCCGCGCTGCTAGAGTTGCGACCCATGCACGGGCTGCACCTCACCGCCGACCTCCACGACTGCCAATGCGGCCTTCAATGGCTCACCGACCGCGAGGCGCTGGGCGCGGTCTGCCTGAAGGCGGTGGGCGCCGCCGGCCTGCAGGCGGTGGGCAAGCTGGTGCACGGGTTTCCCGCCACGCCGGCCGGACCGGGCGGCGTCACCGCCACGGTGCTGCTGGCCGAATCGCACCTGTGCATCCACACCTGGCCCGAGCAGCGCGGCGTGACGCTCGACGTGTACGTCTGCAACTTCGGCGGCGACCACTCGGCCAAGGCACAAGCGCTGATGGAATGCCTGGTGTCGCTGTTCCAGCCGCGGCACAGCGAACGCAACGAGCTGCAGCGCGGCCGAGTTGCAGCGTGAGCGCGGTGACCTCGATCCGCGCGATGATCCTGGCCGCCGGCCGCGGCGAGCGCATGCGGCCGCTGACCGACACCACCCCCAAGCCCCTGCTCGAAGTCCACGGCAAGCCCCTGATGCAATGGCCGATGGAGGCGATGGCCGCCGGCGGTTTCACCGGGCTGGTGGTCAACACCGACTGGCTGGGCGCGCAGATTTCAGGCCGTTTCGGCCCGACGCCCTTGATGGACGACGGTGTCGCGCTATCGATTTCATACTCCGACGAAGGCCGCGACTTCGGCGGCGCACTCGAAACGGCTGGCGGCATCGTGCGTGCGCTGCCGCTGCTGGGCGAGGTGTTCTGGGTAGCGGCCGGCGACGTGTTCGCGCCCGGATTCCGCTTCACGCAGGCTGCGGTCGATCGCTTCCTCGCCAGCGGCAAGCTGGCCCACCTGTGGCTGGTGCCGAACCCCGCGCACAACCCCAAGGGCGATTTCGGGCTCTCGCCCGAGGGCCTGGCGCTCGACGCCGCCGACGAGAAGTTCACCTTCTCCACCATCGGGCTGTACCGCGCCGCGCTGTTCGCAGCGCCGTACGCCGACATCCCGGCCGGCAACCCCGGCGGCGTGAAGGCCGCGCTGGCGCCGATCCTGCGCGCCGCAATGAACAACCGGCAGGTGAGCGCCGAGCTCTACACCGGCCCCTGGACCGACGTGGGCACCCCGCAACGCCTGCAGCAACTCAACGCCGGCACGCCGCCGGCAGCGGCCGCATGATGCTGGCGCCCCTGCCCGAAGCGCTGCGACTGCTGCCTCTGCGCATCCACGGCCTGGCCCTGGAAGCGGCCGCGGAGCGCAACGACGGCACCCCCGAAGACCCCCTGACCGTGCCGCTCTACCAGAGCGACTTCAACCGCCTGAGCCTCGCACCGATGCGCCAGGGCTGGCATGTCGAGTACTTCGGCGAGACCTGGGGCGAGGCCTTCGACGAAACCCTCGCCTGCCTCAGTCGGCAGGACGTGGCCGACTGCATCACCTCGCTGTCGTTCAGCGGCATCGACAGCGGTGCGAACGGCACGCGCGAATGGATGTTCGCTCCGCTGCTCGACCGCCCCGTGACGTTTCCGCGCCTGCGCTCGCTGTTTGTCAAGCCGACACAGCCCGAGGACCACAACCAGTCGCTCGTGTGCACCAGCGACGGCATTCTCGAGGAGGGCGGCGAGATCGCCCGCTGGGTGCGCAAGACGCCGCACCTGAGCGAGCTGACGGCGCCGAACCCGCCGGACGCCGGCTTCTTCGACGTGCCGCTGCCGCAGCTTTCGAGCCTGCGCATCGGTGCGCACTTCGACACCCAGCGCTTCATCGGCAACCTCGCCTCGGCACAAAACCTGCCGGGACTGAAGCTGCTGGATTTCTCGGAATCCACCGAGCAGCAGATGGTGTGGCCGGCCGAGCGGGCCCCGGGCAGCATCACGGCCTTCGAGGACTACGCGGCGCTGCTCGAGAGCCCCATGGGCGCGCAGCTGCGCGTGCTGAGGCTGCGCAACACCTGCCTGGACCTGGCGCAGCTGCAGCAGCTGCAAGGCCTGCGGCCGGCGCTTCAATTCATGGTCATCCAGTCAACGATCGGCGGCTACGTCAGCCACTTCGCGCAGGATGTGTTCCCATGGCGGCACCTGGTACCCGCGGACCCCGGACTTGCACCGTATCGAAAGTGAAATCCCATGCCCATTGACACCACGATCCACGCAGAGCGCCGCGCGCGCCTGGCCTCGCAACTCGGCAAGGACGGCATCGCCATCGTGCCGACCGCACCCGAGCGCCAGCGCAACCGCGACAGCGACTTCCTGTTCCGCCACGACAGCTACTTCTACTACCTGACCGGCTTCACCGAGCCCAACGCCTGGCTGGTACTGGCGGGCGACGGCCGTGCCACGCTGTTCTGCGCGCCGAAGGACCTCGAGCGCGAGATCTGGGACGGCTACCGCCTCGGTCCCGACGCGGCACCGGCCGAACTCGGCCTGGACGAAGCCTTCTCCGTCAACGACCTCGACGCGAAGCTGCCCAAGCTGCTGGAGAACCGCTCGACCGTGTGGTTTCCGTTTGCCACTCACAAGGGGCTCGAGACACGCATCGACGGCTGGCTGCAATCGGTACGCGCGCGCGTGCGCTACGGCGCGCTGTGCCCCGAGGAACAGCGCGACCTGTGCGGCCCGCTCGACGAGATGCGCCTGGTGAAGGACGCGCACGAGCAGGACATCATGCGGCGCGCCGCGCAGATCAGCGCGCGCGCCCACATCCGCGCGATGCAGCTGTCCGCGCGCATGCTGCGCGAAGGCAAGGACGTGCGCGAGTACCACCTCGACGCCGAGCTGCTGCACGAATTCCGCCTGGGCGGCTCGCAGTACCCGGCCTACGGCTCCATCGTCGCGGCCGGCGCCAATGCCTGCGTGCTGCACTACCGCGCCGACGCCGCGCCGGTGCGCAAGGGCGAGCTGGTGCTGATCGACGCGGGCTGCGAGCTCGACGGCTACGCCAGCGACATCACGCGCACCTTCCCGGCCGACGGCAAGTTCAGCGGCCCGCAGCGCGCGCTGTACGACCTGGTGCTGGAGAGCCAGTACGCCTCGGCCGCGGCCACCAAGGCCGGCAACCGCTTCAACGACCCGCACGACGCCGCCGTGCGCGTGCTCGCGCAGGGCATGCTCGACCTGGGCCTGCTCGACGCCGGCAAGGTCGGCAGCGTCGACGACGTGATCGACTCGCGCGCCTACTTCCAGTTCTACATGCACCGCACCGGCCACTGGCTCGGCATGGACGTGCACGACTGCGGCAGCTACGTCGAGCCCACGCAGGTCGGCGAAGTGAGCGAGCGCAAGGACCCGCTCTCGAACGAAGTCATCAAGAACCGCCCGAGCCGCATCCTGCGCCCCGGCATGGTGCTCACGCTGGAGCCCGGCATCTACGTGCGCCCCGCAGACGGCGTGCCGGAGCAGTTCCACAACATCGGCATACGCATCGAGGACGACGCGATCGTCACCGCCACCGGCTGCGAGCTCATCTCGCGCGGCGTGCCGGTGAAGGCGGACGAGATCGAGGCACTGATGCGGGCCTGACCGCACGCTGCGACACCGGCGGCGGCGCGTGCCGCGCCTGCAGGAAGTCGATGAACACCCGCAGCTTGCGCGGCATCTGCGCGCGGCTCGGGTGGTACAGGTAGAAGCCCGGAAAGGTCGGCCACCAGGGCTCCAGCAGCGGCACCAGCCGGCCGCTCTCGAAATCGTCGCGCACCGCGCCCTCGAAGGCCGAGGCGATGCCCGCGCCCGCGCGCGCCGCCGCCAGCAGCACCTCGCTGTCGTTGCTCACGAGCGGGCCCTGCAGTGCGATGTCGAGCACGCGGCCGTCCTGCGCGTATTCCCAGCGATAGAGGCCGCCGGTGGTCAGGCGGTAGTTGAGGCAGCGGTGCGCGCGCAGGTCTTCCGGCACGCGCGGCAGCGTCCGGCCCTGGAGGTAGCGCGGCGCGGCGAAGGTGACCATGCGCAGCGGGCCGCCCACCGGCACGCCCACCACGTCCTGTGCCAGGCTCTCGCCGAGCCGGATGCCGGCATCGAAACCGCCTTCCACCAGGTCGACCATGCGGTTGTCGCAGACCACTTCGAGCGTGATGTCGGGCCACAGGTCGGCGAAGTCGCCCATGTGCGCAAAGAGCAGCAGTTCGGCGGCGATCCGCGAGACGTTCAGTCGCAGCAGCCCGGC encodes:
- a CDS encoding nucleotidyltransferase family protein translates to MILAAGRGERMRPLTDTTPKPLLEVHGKPLMQWPMEAMAAGGFTGLVVNTDWLGAQISGRFGPTPLMDDGVALSISYSDEGRDFGGALETAGGIVRALPLLGEVFWVAAGDVFAPGFRFTQAAVDRFLASGKLAHLWLVPNPAHNPKGDFGLSPEGLALDAADEKFTFSTIGLYRAALFAAPYADIPAGNPGGVKAALAPILRAAMNNRQVSAELYTGPWTDVGTPQRLQQLNAGTPPAAAA
- a CDS encoding aminopeptidase P N-terminal domain-containing protein, whose protein sequence is MPIDTTIHAERRARLASQLGKDGIAIVPTAPERQRNRDSDFLFRHDSYFYYLTGFTEPNAWLVLAGDGRATLFCAPKDLEREIWDGYRLGPDAAPAELGLDEAFSVNDLDAKLPKLLENRSTVWFPFATHKGLETRIDGWLQSVRARVRYGALCPEEQRDLCGPLDEMRLVKDAHEQDIMRRAAQISARAHIRAMQLSARMLREGKDVREYHLDAELLHEFRLGGSQYPAYGSIVAAGANACVLHYRADAAPVRKGELVLIDAGCELDGYASDITRTFPADGKFSGPQRALYDLVLESQYASAAATKAGNRFNDPHDAAVRVLAQGMLDLGLLDAGKVGSVDDVIDSRAYFQFYMHRTGHWLGMDVHDCGSYVEPTQVGEVSERKDPLSNEVIKNRPSRILRPGMVLTLEPGIYVRPADGVPEQFHNIGIRIEDDAIVTATGCELISRGVPVKADEIEALMRA
- a CDS encoding putative quinol monooxygenase; its protein translation is MIHVVAVITAKPGQRARLLEAFAGNRAAVLAEAGCVEYGATVDAQGIPASKASFGPDTFVVIEKWETLAHLQAHAVAPHMKAHGERTKELVESKLIHVLEPV
- the gap gene encoding type I glyceraldehyde-3-phosphate dehydrogenase gives rise to the protein MAIKLGINGFGRIGRNVLRAAVQNFKNEIEIVAINDLLEPDYLAYMLQYDSVHGRFKGEVTVEGNTLVVNGKKIRLTQERDPSQLKWNEVGADIVLESTGLFLTKETAQKHIDAGAKKVILSAPSKDDTPMFVYGVNDKKYAGEAIISNASCTTNCLAPLAKVLNDKWGIKRGLMTTVHAATATQKTVDGPSNKDWRGGRGILENIIPSSTGAAKAVGVVIPELNKKLTGMSFRVPTSDVSVVDLTVELVKEATYKEICAEMKSQSEGALKGVLGYTEDKVVATDFRGDPRTSIFDAEAGIALDGTFVKLVSWYDNEWGYSNKCLEMVKVVSK
- the speD gene encoding adenosylmethionine decarboxylase, which codes for MHGLHLTADLHDCQCGLQWLTDREALGAVCLKAVGAAGLQAVGKLVHGFPATPAGPGGVTATVLLAESHLCIHTWPEQRGVTLDVYVCNFGGDHSAKAQALMECLVSLFQPRHSERNELQRGRVAA
- a CDS encoding transketolase translates to MANQALMANAIRALAMDAVQQANSGHPGAPMGMADMAVALWGEHLRYNPANPHWFDRDRFVLSNGHASMLLYSVLHLTGYDLPIGELKNFRQLHSKTAGHPEVDVTPGVETTTGPLGQGITNAVGFALAEKLLSAEFNRKDHAIVDHHTYAFLGDGCMMEGISHEACALAGAWHLNKLIALYDDNGISIDGQVKPWYIDNVAERFHAYGWHVIGPIDGNDAAAVSAAIAKAKQSTDKPTLINCKTVIGKGSPNRAGTAKAHGEALGAEEIKLTRDAIDWHFPPFEIPAEVYSDWDHKEAGANIEAEWNAKFAAYALAYPELAADFTRRMKGELPKDFHQVAFDTVVAAHTKAETVASRKASQLALEAFTAALPEMLGGSADLTGSNLTNTKSTPALRFDPKTGAVVMNVPAVEAKQGAEDEAKPETPAEAPRGTIGRHINYGVREFGMAAIMNGVALHGGYIPYGGTFLTFSDYSRNAIRMAALMKRRVIHVFTHDSIGLGEDGPTHQSIEHAASLRLIPNLDVWRPGDTAETAVAWAVALQNQSRPTALLLSRQNIAYAPKSELGDISRGAYVLAEPEVVGLKSKKTAAVIIATGSEVQLALAAQKLLAEKKIAVRVVSMPSTTTFDRQDLAYKKSVLPKKLPRIAVEMGCTGGWWKYGCAAVVGIDTYGESAPAPVLFKHFGFTAENVAATVEAALRD
- a CDS encoding LysR family transcriptional regulator, translated to MSPELLPAIAAFARVAQHASFTRAAEELGVSPSALSQTVRALEHKLRVRLLDRTTRRVGVTELGQQLLDGARPALDALAQAVEGIDEARDQPAGLLRLNVSRIAAELLLFAHMGDFADLWPDITLEVVCDNRMVDLVEGGFDAGIRLGESLAQDVVGVPVGGPLRMVTFAAPRYLQGRTLPRVPEDLRAHRCLNYRLTTGGLYRWEYAQDGRVLDIALQGPLVSNDSEVLLAAARAGAGIASAFEGAVRDDFESGRLVPLLEPWWPTFPGFYLYHPSRAQMPRKLRVFIDFLQARHAPPPVSQRAVRPASVPRSRPPSPARRAR